A stretch of the Capsicum annuum cultivar UCD-10X-F1 chromosome 8, UCD10Xv1.1, whole genome shotgun sequence genome encodes the following:
- the LOC107838779 gene encoding dolichol-phosphate mannose synthase subunit 3, whose protein sequence is MKQIVKILTLLLAVTAVWIGLLQTSTIPESYTWLLPLYLIVSLGCYGLLMVGVGLMNFPTCPQEALFLQQDIVEAREFLKKKGVDVGSD, encoded by the exons ATGAAACAAATCGTGAAGATTTTGACGTTATTGCTTGCAGTAACTGCTGTTTGGATAGGCTTGTTACAGACATCAACTATTCCGGAGAGCTATACATGGCTT TTGCCTCTCTACCTCATTGTGTCCCTCGGTTGCTATGGTCTGTTAATGGTTGGCGTTGGTCTGATGAATTTTCCTACATGTCCTCAAGAGGCTCTCTTCTTACAGCAG GATATCGTTGAAGCCAGGGAGTTCCTGAAGAAAAAAGGGGTAGACGTCGGCTCTGATTAA
- the LOC107838778 gene encoding probable xyloglucan endotransglucosylase/hydrolase protein 27 — protein sequence MMKYHVLFLIILSCIVVSGFSRNLPITAFDEGYSHLFGDNNLMILNDGKSAHISLDKRTGAGFVSQDLYLHGYFSASIKLPADYTAGVVVAFYMSNGDMFEKNHDEIDFEFLGNIRGKDWRIQTNIYGNGSTNVGREERYGLWFDPSEDFHQYSILWTENLIIFYVDNVPIREIKRTKAMGGDFPSKPMSLIATIWDGSNWATNGGKYKVNYKYAPYTAKFSDFILHGCAIDPIELSSKCDDDAAESKTPSGITLDQRRKMDNFRKKQMQYSYCYDMTRYNVPPPECVIDSKEAERLRAFDPVRFGGSHHHHGKRHRRRSKSKLKEEDDVDVSFM from the exons atgatgaagtaTCATGtgttatttttgataattttgtcaTGCATTGTTGTTTCTGGATTTTCAAGAAATCTACCAATTACAGCATTTGATGAAGGGTATTCACATTTATTTGGTGATAATAATCTTATGATCCTTAATGATGGAAAATCAGCTCATATTTCTCTTGATAAAAGAACAg GGGCTGGATTTGTGTCACAAGATCTTTACCTTCATGGATATTTCAGTGCTTCTATTAAGTTACCTGCAGATTACACAGCTGGTGTTGTTGTTGCATTTTAT ATGTCTAATGGAGACATGTTTGAGAAGAACCATGACGAAATTGATTTCGAGTTCTTGGGAAATATTAGAGGCAAAGACTGGAGAATTCAGACAAATATTTACGGGAATGGTAGCACGAATGTTGGCAGAGAAGAACGATATGGACTTTGGTTTGATCCTTCTGAAGATTTTCATCAGTACAGTATCCTTTGGACTGAGAATTTGATCAT ATTTTATGTAGATAATGTCCCTATAAGAGAGATCAAGAGGACAAAAGCCATGGGTGGGGACTTCCCATCTAAGCCAATGTCTTTAATAGCTACAATATGGGATGGTTCAAACTGGGCTACAAATGGTGGCAAATACAAAGTCAATTACAAATACGCGCCGTATACTGCTAAATTCTCCGATTTCATCCTCCACGGATGCGCGATTGATCCAATCGAGCTATCATCCAAATGCGACGACGACGCTGCTGAGTCAAAAACTCCATCAGGTATCACCCTTGATCAAAGACGAAAAATGGACAACTTCAGAAAGAAGCAAATGCAGTACTCATACTGCTACGACATGACTCGATACAATGTCCCTCCACCCGAATGTGTCATCGATTCCAAGGAAGCCGAACGGCTCCGAGCATTCGACCCCGTTAGGTTCGGTGGGTCCCACCACCATCACGGTAAACGACACCGCCGCCGGAGCAAATCAAAGTTGAAGGAGGAGGATGATGTTGATGTATCCTTCATGTAA